In Alicyclobacillus macrosporangiidus CPP55, a single window of DNA contains:
- a CDS encoding SIS domain-containing protein, translating into MSYTRDEIDHQPEAWRLTLAVTDAWWDAHGERLAQASVGTVVFTGCGTSYHLAHSAARLWQLATGHRAIAIPASEVFLSGTGALPEDGPLTLFAISRSGTTTEVRWAVEQVRRDRPGSHVVAVTCHGDSDLARLCEYPLVLPHAAERSVVMTQSFTSMLLALQRLAVHVAGRDDLIAELDGLPDLLTRHMAEFAAFGQWAGARDAWRQYIFLGLGPYEGLAREATLKLKEMTQVACEAYNPLEFRHGPISMVAPGTVVVSLVDAANAVAVQAVGRDVARLGGSVIELVPEGVSPAEDVARTLVLPPVSDWSRAVLYMPALHHLALARAELLGLNPDQPRHLTQVVTL; encoded by the coding sequence TTGTCATACACCCGTGATGAGATTGACCACCAGCCCGAGGCGTGGCGCCTCACCCTGGCGGTCACCGACGCCTGGTGGGACGCTCACGGCGAACGCCTCGCGCAGGCATCCGTCGGCACGGTGGTCTTCACCGGCTGCGGGACGTCGTATCACCTGGCGCACAGCGCGGCGCGCCTGTGGCAGCTCGCCACCGGCCATCGGGCCATCGCGATCCCCGCGTCCGAGGTGTTCCTCTCTGGCACCGGCGCGCTGCCAGAGGACGGGCCGCTGACGCTGTTCGCCATCTCCCGGTCCGGCACGACCACCGAGGTGCGGTGGGCGGTCGAACAGGTGCGGCGGGACCGGCCCGGGAGTCACGTGGTGGCTGTCACCTGCCACGGGGACAGCGATCTGGCCCGCCTGTGCGAATACCCGCTCGTCCTTCCGCACGCCGCGGAGCGGTCGGTGGTGATGACGCAGTCGTTCACCAGTATGCTGCTGGCGCTGCAGCGGCTGGCCGTGCACGTGGCTGGCCGGGACGATCTCATCGCCGAACTCGACGGCCTGCCGGACCTGCTCACCCGTCACATGGCTGAGTTCGCCGCATTCGGGCAGTGGGCGGGGGCGAGGGACGCCTGGCGCCAGTACATCTTCCTCGGCCTTGGCCCTTACGAGGGGCTGGCGCGGGAGGCGACCTTGAAGCTCAAGGAGATGACCCAGGTCGCGTGTGAGGCGTACAACCCGCTGGAGTTTCGCCACGGCCCCATCTCCATGGTGGCACCGGGCACCGTGGTGGTGTCGCTGGTCGACGCCGCCAACGCCGTGGCCGTGCAGGCCGTCGGGCGGGATGTGGCGAGGTTGGGCGGCAGCGTGATCGAACTCGTCCCGGAGGGAGTCTCCCCTGCGGAGGACGTGGCTCGGACGCTGGTCCTGCCGCCGGTGAGCGATTGGAGCCGGGCGGTGCTGTACATGCCGGCGCTTCATCACCTGGCGTTGGCGCGGGCGGAGTTGCTCGGCCTGAACCCGGATCAGCCCCGGCACCTGACGCAGGTGGTGACGCTGTGA